One segment of Bradyrhizobium sp. WD16 DNA contains the following:
- the shc gene encoding squalene--hopene cyclase has product MSQGADEKAVIEAGIVAAREALLKQRRQDGHWVFELEADATIPAEYVLLRHHLGEPIDHGLEAKIGVYLRRIQAGHDGWSLFHGGGFDMSASVKAYFALKMIGDPVDAPHMARARRAILAHGGAARSNVFTRILLALYGVISWDAVPMMPVEIMLLPRWFPFHLSRISYWARTVIVPLLVLMLKRPRARNRLGISIPELFVESNPRAIGMAPKAPHQKTSWFVFFGAVDKLLRVADPLFPKGMRERAVEKAVAFTTERLNGEDGLGAIYPAMANSVMMYDVLGYPPDHPHRAIARKSIEKLLVIKDDEAYCQPCVSPIWDTALTAHAMLEAGGPGTAEAVRAALDWLKPMQVLDVEGDWIEKRPGVRPGGWAFQYANPHYPDLDDTAVVVMALDRARAIGAGSAYDEAIARGREWLLGLQSKNGGWAAFDADNVEYYLNNIPFADHGALLDPPTDDVTARCVSMLAQLGETMETSPALKAGVDYLRSTQLADGSWFGRWGVNYIYGTWSALCALNAAGIGHQDPMMRKAVAWLASIQNADGGWGEDGNSYKLDYRGYEPAESTASQTSWATLALMAAGECEHEATRRGIQYLLQTQAADGLWREQAYTGGGFPRVFYLRYHGYSKFFPLWALARYRNLRDSNSRFVGVGM; this is encoded by the coding sequence ATGAGCCAAGGTGCGGACGAGAAGGCGGTGATCGAGGCCGGCATCGTCGCTGCGCGCGAGGCTCTGCTCAAGCAGCGTCGGCAAGACGGCCACTGGGTGTTCGAACTCGAGGCCGATGCCACGATCCCGGCCGAATATGTTCTCTTGCGCCATCACCTTGGCGAGCCCATCGATCATGGCCTCGAAGCCAAGATCGGCGTCTATCTGCGCCGGATCCAGGCCGGTCACGACGGCTGGTCGCTGTTCCATGGCGGCGGCTTCGACATGAGCGCCAGCGTCAAGGCCTACTTCGCCCTCAAGATGATCGGCGATCCGGTCGATGCACCGCATATGGCGCGGGCCCGCAGGGCGATCCTCGCCCATGGCGGCGCCGCGAGGAGCAACGTCTTCACCCGGATCCTGCTCGCGCTCTACGGCGTGATATCGTGGGATGCGGTGCCGATGATGCCCGTGGAAATCATGCTGCTGCCGCGCTGGTTTCCGTTCCATCTGAGCCGGATCTCCTACTGGGCACGAACGGTGATCGTGCCGTTGCTGGTGCTGATGCTCAAGAGGCCGCGCGCCCGCAATCGGCTCGGCATCTCGATTCCGGAACTGTTCGTCGAGAGCAATCCGCGCGCGATCGGCATGGCGCCGAAGGCGCCGCATCAGAAGACGTCGTGGTTCGTGTTCTTCGGCGCTGTCGACAAGCTGCTGCGGGTTGCCGATCCGCTGTTTCCAAAGGGCATGCGGGAGCGGGCGGTCGAGAAGGCAGTAGCCTTCACCACCGAACGGCTCAACGGCGAGGATGGCCTCGGCGCGATCTATCCGGCCATGGCCAACAGCGTGATGATGTATGATGTGCTCGGCTATCCGCCGGATCATCCGCATCGTGCGATCGCCCGCAAGTCGATCGAGAAGCTCCTGGTGATCAAGGACGACGAGGCCTATTGCCAGCCTTGCGTCTCGCCGATCTGGGACACCGCGCTCACCGCCCACGCCATGCTCGAGGCCGGCGGCCCCGGCACCGCCGAGGCGGTGCGTGCCGCGCTTGACTGGCTCAAGCCGATGCAGGTGCTCGACGTCGAGGGCGACTGGATCGAGAAGCGGCCCGGAGTCCGTCCCGGCGGCTGGGCCTTCCAATATGCCAATCCGCATTATCCCGATCTCGACGACACCGCCGTGGTGGTGATGGCGCTCGATCGCGCCCGCGCCATCGGCGCCGGCAGCGCCTATGACGAGGCGATCGCCCGCGGCCGTGAATGGCTGCTCGGGCTGCAGAGCAAGAACGGCGGCTGGGCCGCCTTCGATGCCGACAATGTCGAATATTATCTCAACAACATCCCCTTTGCCGATCACGGCGCGCTGCTCGATCCGCCGACGGACGATGTGACCGCGCGTTGCGTCTCGATGCTGGCGCAACTCGGCGAAACCATGGAGACGAGCCCGGCGCTCAAGGCCGGCGTCGACTATCTGCGCTCGACGCAGCTCGCCGACGGTTCCTGGTTCGGCCGCTGGGGCGTCAACTACATCTATGGAACCTGGTCGGCGCTGTGCGCGCTGAATGCGGCCGGCATCGGTCACCAGGATCCGATGATGCGCAAGGCGGTGGCGTGGCTGGCTTCGATCCAGAATGCCGATGGCGGCTGGGGCGAGGACGGCAACAGCTACAAGCTCGACTACCGCGGCTACGAGCCGGCGGAATCGACGGCTTCCCAGACATCGTGGGCGACGCTCGCTCTGATGGCCGCGGGCGAATGCGAGCACGAGGCGACACGGCGCGGAATTCAGTATCTGCTGCAAACGCAGGCAGCAGACGGCCTATGGCGTGAGCAGGCTTACACCGGCGGCGGTTTTCCGCGTGTGTTTTATCTGCGCTATCACGGCTATTCGAAGTTCTTCCCGCTGTGGGCGCTGGCGCGCTATCGCAATTTGCGGGATAGTAACAGTCGTTTCGTAGGGGTCGGAATGTGA
- a CDS encoding phosphorylase, which produces MILGAGGDANSSTLPVLIVTGLRQEARIAAGPGMTVVCSSSSPRQLREMMTSFDPACVRGIVSFGVAGGLDPELRSGDVVVATEVVTHERRWQAVAAARDGMVSLSGSGRPRVIGGILAGSEDVVLGPAVKAELRARTGAAAVDMESHIAASYAEDNGLPFAAVRVISDPASRSLPALAMDALKPDGKVDIWKVMRGIAINPMAIPALVSAGRDFNRALRSLSGCRSLLLGSGSGGLVGANL; this is translated from the coding sequence GTGATTCTTGGGGCCGGCGGGGACGCCAATTCCAGTACATTGCCAGTCTTGATCGTGACCGGTCTCCGTCAGGAGGCGCGCATTGCTGCGGGACCAGGCATGACGGTGGTCTGCAGCAGCAGCAGTCCGCGCCAGCTGCGCGAGATGATGACTTCGTTCGATCCGGCCTGCGTGCGCGGCATCGTTTCTTTCGGCGTCGCCGGCGGTCTTGATCCGGAACTGCGCTCCGGCGACGTGGTGGTTGCAACCGAAGTCGTCACCCATGAGCGGCGTTGGCAGGCGGTAGCGGCGGCAAGGGACGGCATGGTGTCGCTGTCCGGCAGCGGTCGTCCGCGCGTCATCGGCGGCATTCTCGCCGGATCGGAGGACGTCGTGCTCGGGCCCGCCGTCAAGGCGGAGTTGCGTGCGCGCACCGGCGCGGCGGCGGTCGATATGGAGAGCCATATCGCCGCGAGCTATGCCGAGGACAACGGGCTGCCCTTCGCGGCCGTCCGCGTGATCAGCGACCCGGCGTCGCGGTCGTTGCCGGCGCTTGCGATGGACGCTCTCAAGCCCGACGGCAAGGTCGATATCTGGAAGGTGATGCGCGGGATCGCGATCAATCCGATGGCGATCCCGGCGCTGGTCTCGGCGGGACGCGATTTCAATCGCGCCCTGCGCTCCTTAAGCGGCTGTCGGAGCCTTCTGCTTGGCAGCGGCAGCGGTGGCCTCGTCGGCGCGAATCTCTGA
- the ispH gene encoding 4-hydroxy-3-methylbut-2-enyl diphosphate reductase encodes MPTRAWCNLLDRRDFKVVLAQPRGFCAGVVRAIEIVERALEKYGPPVYVRHEIVHNKYVVESLKAKGAVFVEDLYEVPANAVTVFSAHGVARRVEDEAAARGLPVLDATCPLVTKVHNQGKRYVSKGRSLILIGHEGHPEVVGTMGQIDGPVILVQNVDEVAKLDLPAETPLAYITQTTLSVDDTKDIIAALEARFPDIQGPDTRDICYATQNRQSAVRDLGKVVDLILVVGATNSSNSNRLREIGTEAGIPSYLVADGSEVNPDWLKDVRTIGITAGASAPEVLVDDVIEALRRIAPVTVSLLPGREENIEFRLPVELTRPSPVS; translated from the coding sequence CTTCTGCGCCGGCGTGGTGCGCGCCATCGAGATCGTCGAGCGGGCCCTCGAGAAATACGGCCCGCCCGTCTATGTGCGGCATGAGATCGTGCACAACAAATACGTGGTGGAGAGCCTGAAGGCGAAGGGCGCCGTTTTCGTCGAGGATCTCTACGAGGTTCCCGCCAATGCCGTGACCGTCTTCAGCGCCCACGGCGTCGCTCGCCGGGTCGAGGACGAAGCGGCTGCCCGCGGCCTGCCGGTGCTCGATGCCACCTGCCCGCTGGTCACCAAGGTCCACAATCAGGGCAAGCGCTATGTCTCGAAGGGGCGCTCGCTGATCCTGATCGGCCATGAAGGCCACCCGGAGGTGGTCGGAACCATGGGCCAGATCGACGGGCCGGTGATCCTGGTGCAGAACGTCGACGAGGTGGCGAAGCTGGACCTGCCGGCAGAGACGCCGCTCGCCTACATCACCCAGACCACGCTGAGCGTCGACGACACCAAGGACATCATCGCGGCGCTGGAGGCCCGGTTCCCGGATATCCAGGGGCCGGATACCCGCGACATCTGCTACGCCACCCAGAACCGCCAGTCGGCGGTGCGGGATCTCGGCAAGGTGGTCGACCTCATCCTCGTCGTCGGCGCCACCAACAGCTCGAATTCCAACCGGTTGCGGGAAATCGGCACCGAAGCCGGCATTCCGAGTTATCTGGTGGCCGACGGCAGCGAAGTGAACCCGGACTGGCTGAAGGATGTCAGAACCATCGGCATTACCGCCGGCGCCTCGGCGCCCGAAGTGCTGGTCGACGACGTCATCGAGGCCTTGCGGCGCATCGCGCCGGTGACGGTGTCACTGCTGCCCGGCCGCGAGGAGAACATCGAGTTCCGCCTGCCGGTCGAACTGACCCGGCCGTCTCCCGTTTCCTGA
- the hpnH gene encoding adenosyl-hopene transferase HpnH — protein MAIPFFKEIKIGSYLVKQKLLGRKHYPLVLMLEPLFRCNLACVGCGKIDYPDAILNRRMTPEECWEAAEECGAPMVAIPGGEPLIHKEIGEIVRGLVARKKFVSLCTNALLLEKKLDLFEPSPYLFFSVHLDGLRDHHDKAVSQKGVFDRAVSAIKAAKARGFTVNVNATIFDGHPAEEIAKFLDLTKKLDVGVSMSPGYAYERAPDQEHFLNRRKTKELFRKVFALGKGKRWNFMHSTLFLDFLAGNQTFHCEPWGMPARNIFGWQKPCYLLGEGYTKTFKELMETTDWDSYGTGKYEKCANCMAHCGYESTAADAAITNPLKALWVSLRGIRTEGPMAPEIDLSNQRPAQYIFTEQVQKKLSEIRADEATAAAAKQKAPTAA, from the coding sequence ATGGCCATTCCCTTCTTCAAAGAGATCAAGATCGGTTCCTACCTCGTCAAGCAGAAGCTTCTCGGGCGCAAGCACTATCCGCTCGTCCTGATGCTGGAGCCGCTGTTCCGCTGCAACCTCGCCTGCGTCGGCTGCGGCAAGATCGATTATCCGGACGCCATCCTCAATCGCCGCATGACCCCCGAGGAATGCTGGGAGGCGGCCGAGGAGTGCGGCGCACCGATGGTCGCCATCCCGGGCGGTGAGCCGCTGATCCACAAGGAGATCGGCGAGATCGTGCGCGGCCTCGTCGCGCGCAAGAAGTTCGTCTCGCTCTGCACCAACGCGCTGCTGCTGGAAAAGAAGCTCGACCTGTTCGAGCCGTCGCCCTACCTGTTCTTCTCGGTGCATCTCGACGGTCTGCGCGACCACCACGACAAGGCGGTGTCGCAGAAGGGCGTATTCGACCGCGCCGTGTCGGCGATCAAGGCGGCGAAGGCCCGCGGCTTCACCGTCAACGTCAACGCCACCATCTTCGACGGTCATCCGGCCGAGGAGATCGCCAAGTTCCTCGACCTCACCAAGAAACTCGACGTCGGCGTCTCGATGTCACCGGGCTATGCCTATGAGCGGGCGCCGGACCAGGAGCACTTCCTCAACCGCCGCAAGACCAAGGAGCTCTTCCGCAAGGTGTTCGCGCTCGGCAAGGGCAAGAGGTGGAATTTCATGCATTCCACCCTGTTCCTCGACTTCCTCGCCGGCAACCAGACCTTCCATTGCGAACCGTGGGGCATGCCGGCACGCAACATCTTCGGCTGGCAGAAGCCGTGCTATCTGCTCGGCGAAGGCTACACCAAGACCTTCAAGGAGCTGATGGAGACCACTGACTGGGATTCCTACGGCACCGGCAAGTACGAGAAGTGCGCCAACTGCATGGCCCATTGCGGCTACGAATCGACCGCGGCCGATGCCGCCATCACCAATCCGTTGAAGGCGCTGTGGGTATCGCTGCGCGGTATCCGCACCGAAGGGCCGATGGCGCCGGAGATCGACCTCTCCAATCAGCGCCCGGCGCAGTACATCTTCACCGAACAGGTGCAGAAGAAGCTGTCAGAGATTCGCGCCGACGAGGCCACCGCTGCCGCTGCCAAGCAGAAGGCTCCGACAGCCGCTTAA